Proteins from a genomic interval of Falco rusticolus isolate bFalRus1 chromosome 7, bFalRus1.pri, whole genome shotgun sequence:
- the LOC119151337 gene encoding cytochrome c oxidase subunit 5A, mitochondrial isoform X2 has protein sequence MSVLHARCYSHGSQESDEEFDARWVTYFNKPDIDAWELRKGINTLVGYDLVPEPKIIDAALRACRRLNDFASAVRILEVVKDKAGPHKEIYPYVIQELRPTLSELGISTPEELGLDKA, from the exons ATGT CTGTACTGCATGCCCGCTGCTACTCTCATGGGTCACAAGAATCAGATGAAGAATTCGATGCTCGCTGGGTGACGTATTTCAACAAGCCAGATATTGATGCCTGGGAGCTCAGGAAAG GCATAAACACACTTGTGGGTTATGACCTGGTTCCGGAACCAAAAATCATCGATGCAGCTCTGAGGGCATGCAGACGGTTAAATGACTTTGCCAGTGCCGTCCGCATTTTAGAAGTTGTAAAG GACAAGGCAGGACCTCACAAGGAAATCTATCCTTACGTTATCCAGGAACTTAGACCAACTTTGAGTGAACTGGGAATCTCCACTCCAGAGGAACTGGGCCTGGACAAAGCATAG
- the LOC119151337 gene encoding cytochrome c oxidase subunit 5A, mitochondrial isoform X1, with protein sequence MLPAAAALLRRCAVSGLRAAVRRPAGPAAVLHARCYSHGSQESDEEFDARWVTYFNKPDIDAWELRKGINTLVGYDLVPEPKIIDAALRACRRLNDFASAVRILEVVKDKAGPHKEIYPYVIQELRPTLSELGISTPEELGLDKA encoded by the exons AtgctgcccgccgccgccgcgctcctcCGCCGCTGCGCTGTCTCCGGCCTCCGCGCAGCCGTCCGCCGGCCCGCCGGCCCCGCAG CTGTACTGCATGCCCGCTGCTACTCTCATGGGTCACAAGAATCAGATGAAGAATTCGATGCTCGCTGGGTGACGTATTTCAACAAGCCAGATATTGATGCCTGGGAGCTCAGGAAAG GCATAAACACACTTGTGGGTTATGACCTGGTTCCGGAACCAAAAATCATCGATGCAGCTCTGAGGGCATGCAGACGGTTAAATGACTTTGCCAGTGCCGTCCGCATTTTAGAAGTTGTAAAG GACAAGGCAGGACCTCACAAGGAAATCTATCCTTACGTTATCCAGGAACTTAGACCAACTTTGAGTGAACTGGGAATCTCCACTCCAGAGGAACTGGGCCTGGACAAAGCATAG